In one Lentimicrobium sp. L6 genomic region, the following are encoded:
- a CDS encoding Piwi domain-containing protein, whose amino-acid sequence MQQQNLFFNILTFDFPAEKQTFYFSKEDNERCQCLHKTLFPNEIDSLFPGISSNGVDSIYTTFTGEQEGFCPLEINLSTENQDLVKRYFNRQINYYFRIIKKQIVKVGFIKENQVWVKVPKESTTQWDVYMKFSLKVQISTVSKFPELLVSFDGISKVLKKSVADLIQEVSPTCFNWVLHGKQLQKWEWLSEEDVPDYSKYYPVLNKKLQAALEIPTEAPPRDNRYPKYLKNINAFYTKFLNVKEFKEIVPIHDEGFLNVSSTRINLTSEESNLLVFGKNQTGIVPKTCLKNLKPFKASPYKKVHLFFILHEDAVNEAIELNKRFVNGFRWFRGLYQYANVLFHTEKGFSITFKDKDNPIPEIEKELFDRNIDPDIKYIAIYITPYGKYEHDLERREIYYKVKELLLKRKITSQAIDPEKMMAQGDDWVYSLPNIAVAILAKLDGIPWRLNTPIKNELIVGVGAFKHVEENIQYIGSAFSFSNDGKFNSFEYFMKDEIEMLAGKISKSVREYATINNQPERLIIHFYKSMSEVELQHIEKALNEMDLPIPVFILSINKTESEDIVAFDRSWKDLMPISGTYINIGNSKYLLFNNTRYPDGLFSKADGFPFPIKLNIDCTDKGQLKDVKVIRELIDQVYQFSRMYWKSVRQQNLPVTIKYPEMVAQIAPHFDGDDIPDFGKDNLWFL is encoded by the coding sequence CCATATACACTACATTTACAGGAGAGCAGGAAGGCTTTTGTCCTCTTGAAATTAATCTTAGCACCGAAAACCAAGACCTTGTAAAACGATATTTCAACAGACAGATAAACTACTATTTCAGAATCATAAAGAAGCAAATTGTTAAAGTAGGATTTATCAAAGAAAATCAGGTTTGGGTAAAAGTTCCCAAAGAGTCAACAACCCAATGGGATGTTTATATGAAATTTTCCCTAAAGGTTCAAATTTCAACAGTCAGCAAATTTCCTGAATTGTTAGTTTCCTTTGATGGCATTTCCAAAGTTCTGAAAAAGTCCGTTGCAGACCTTATTCAGGAAGTCTCCCCTACTTGTTTTAATTGGGTATTGCATGGAAAACAACTTCAAAAATGGGAATGGTTATCGGAAGAAGATGTGCCGGACTATTCAAAATACTATCCGGTATTAAATAAAAAGCTGCAAGCAGCTTTAGAAATACCAACCGAAGCACCGCCACGGGATAATCGTTACCCTAAATACTTAAAAAACATCAATGCTTTTTATACGAAATTCCTGAATGTAAAGGAGTTTAAAGAGATAGTACCAATTCATGATGAGGGATTTTTAAATGTAAGCTCAACACGGATTAACTTAACATCAGAAGAAAGTAATCTATTGGTATTTGGCAAAAACCAAACGGGTATTGTACCTAAAACTTGCTTGAAGAATCTAAAACCATTTAAAGCCAGTCCATACAAAAAGGTTCACTTGTTTTTCATTCTTCACGAAGACGCTGTGAATGAAGCCATAGAGTTAAACAAACGATTTGTTAATGGCTTTCGTTGGTTTAGAGGATTGTATCAATATGCCAATGTACTTTTTCATACTGAAAAAGGCTTTAGCATTACTTTTAAAGACAAGGACAATCCCATACCTGAGATTGAAAAAGAACTATTCGACAGGAATATTGATCCTGACATAAAATATATCGCCATATACATTACACCTTACGGTAAATATGAGCACGATCTTGAACGCCGTGAAATTTATTACAAAGTCAAGGAACTACTGCTAAAACGAAAAATCACTTCACAGGCAATCGACCCTGAAAAGATGATGGCTCAGGGTGATGATTGGGTCTATAGTTTGCCTAACATTGCTGTCGCAATATTGGCAAAACTAGACGGTATTCCCTGGCGATTGAATACACCTATCAAAAATGAATTAATAGTTGGTGTTGGAGCTTTCAAGCATGTTGAAGAAAACATACAGTACATTGGTAGTGCATTCAGCTTTTCCAATGATGGTAAATTCAACAGCTTCGAATATTTCATGAAAGATGAAATAGAAATGCTGGCAGGTAAAATATCCAAATCAGTAAGAGAATACGCAACCATTAACAACCAACCAGAAAGGCTAATCATTCATTTTTATAAAAGCATGAGCGAAGTTGAGTTGCAACATATTGAAAAGGCACTCAACGAAATGGATTTACCAATTCCGGTGTTTATCCTTTCCATAAACAAAACAGAATCAGAAGATATAGTTGCCTTTGACAGGAGTTGGAAAGACCTCATGCCAATAAGCGGAACATATATAAATATTGGTAACAGCAAATACTTACTATTCAATAATACACGCTATCCAGATGGGCTTTTCAGCAAAGCCGATGGCTTTCCGTTTCCCATCAAACTGAACATTGATTGCACCGATAAAGGGCAGTTGAAAGATGTAAAAGTAATCAGGGAACTAATCGACCAGGTATATCAGTTTAGCCGTATGTATTGGAAATCAGTAAGGCAACAGAATTTACCAGTAACAATAAAATACCCCGAAATGGTAGCCCAAATCGCTCCCCACTTCGATGGTGACGACATACCAGATTTCGGAAAAGATAATTTGTGGTTTTTGTAA
- a CDS encoding extracellular solute-binding protein: MKLKLRQLSIFLVLIFLITSCSSKKEKSVKFISWGGKFQKDLVENWVKPISDTLNISLTSESWNGDYGILTSRITKGINTWDIIHVEDHYINHPSAENIFEKFNTENKCKFKDELFNEYGIPLLQYGYILAYDTRNNEVENPTWNDFFNIQSFSGKRGLRDFPIGNIEIALLALGRGLDSCLYNPLLTKNEIEHQLDDAFDLLNSINSETIWWTTGDQLQKGLESGEFAMVASWSGRIWSINKSAKNKSTIKINPKDALISTDWLIIPKGAKNIEEAKQLLFNLYKYPQNAKNFSLAQGYLVPSEDISINNSDSEIYLKHGSFKNKKGIIINNRFWSKNFSWISQEWNSWRLKK; the protein is encoded by the coding sequence ATGAAATTAAAACTAAGACAACTTTCAATCTTCCTTGTGTTAATATTTTTAATTACAAGTTGTAGCAGTAAAAAAGAGAAATCCGTAAAATTTATCTCCTGGGGTGGTAAATTTCAAAAAGATTTAGTTGAAAATTGGGTAAAACCAATATCAGATACATTAAACATCAGTTTAACATCTGAATCTTGGAACGGCGATTATGGAATATTAACAAGTAGAATTACAAAAGGAATTAACACATGGGATATTATTCACGTTGAAGATCACTACATTAACCATCCTAGTGCAGAAAATATTTTTGAAAAATTCAATACTGAAAACAAATGTAAGTTTAAGGATGAGTTATTCAATGAATATGGAATACCATTATTGCAATATGGTTATATACTTGCATATGATACTAGAAATAATGAAGTTGAAAATCCAACTTGGAATGATTTTTTTAATATTCAATCTTTTTCAGGGAAAAGAGGATTGAGAGATTTTCCAATTGGAAATATTGAAATCGCACTTTTAGCTTTAGGGCGTGGGTTGGATTCCTGTTTATATAATCCACTGCTAACCAAAAATGAGATAGAGCATCAATTAGATGATGCATTCGATTTACTTAATTCTATTAATTCAGAAACAATTTGGTGGACTACAGGGGATCAACTTCAAAAAGGATTAGAATCTGGGGAATTTGCTATGGTTGCTTCTTGGTCTGGCAGAATCTGGTCAATAAATAAGTCTGCTAAAAATAAATCAACTATTAAAATAAATCCTAAAGATGCCTTAATAAGCACTGACTGGCTTATTATTCCTAAAGGCGCAAAAAATATTGAAGAAGCAAAGCAATTACTATTTAATCTTTATAAATATCCTCAAAATGCCAAAAACTTTTCTTTAGCTCAAGGCTACTTAGTTCCATCTGAAGACATTAGTATCAATAATAGTGATTCAGAAATATATTTGAAGCATGGTTCATTTAAGAATAAAAAAGGGATCATAATTAACAATCGTTTTTGGAGTAAGAACTTTTCATGGATTTCCCAAGAATGGAATTCTTGGCGATTAAAAAAGTAA